The following coding sequences lie in one Heliangelus exortis chromosome 6, bHelExo1.hap1, whole genome shotgun sequence genomic window:
- the MDH1B gene encoding putative malate dehydrogenase 1B — MARLVLAGKANCPHYAKAELLADYLQANLPDFRVHKITQHPDKWEEWLQQVCERNGWEHQESPIIWRELLYRGGKGLLLGGVEDFLQYVQRYYGVSTAVSSEEMLDIAEENLQAHIEIEKEEEEFRSLINPLQIWITSASSPTCYQLIPLLASGEVFGLSTEISLHLLDASQFEEVLHGLALEAADLACPLLRSVGEHTEVAEAFAQADVVILLDDVLVNPEVQPLESCIREVGEICQVYAPLIEKNAKREVRVIASGRTFVNLKAVMIMTYGPSIKPENVIAVASSWESAAKAMLARKLNLSAAEVKDVIVWGNISGCNCIDLSHGKAYGYDSGIRGPPDFPHPLLDVITDREWLHSAVLSEQSSLRSRLSHSAGMLPAHAAATALTHWYQGSPPGEAISVGVLTKGQYGIPEGIVFSVPVRFHSGTWEVITELEMNEVTREALGRAAHELLQEKLVAMKEIQEMHPYGADNSTSDKDLHQEMETLPAGSL, encoded by the exons atggccaggctggtgctggcag GGAAGGCAAACTGCCCGCACTATGCCAAAGCTGAGCTCCTGGCAGACTATCTCCAGGCTAACTTGCCAGACTTCAGGGTCCACAAGATCACCCAGCACCCTGACAAATGGGAG GAGTGGCTTCAGCAGGTTTGTGAGAGGAATGGATGGGAACACCAAGAGTCTCCTATCATCTGGAGAGAACTCCTGTACCGtggagggaaggggctgctgctgggaggagtGGAGGATTTTCTGCAGTATGTGCAG CGCTACTATGGGGTCAGCACAGCAGTGTCCAGTGAGGAGATGTTAGACATTGCTGAGGAGAACCTGCAGGCCCATATTGAAAttgagaaggaggaggaagagttTAGGAGTCTTATCAACCCTTTGCAGATCTGGATCACCAG TGCATCATCTCCCACCTGTTACCAGCTGATCCCTCTGTTGGCCAGTGGGGAGGTGTTTGGGCTGAGCACAGAGATCAGTCTCCATTTGCTTGATGCCAGCCAGTTTGAGGAAGTCCTTCATGGCCTTGCCCTGGAAGCTGCAGACCTGGCCTGCCCGCTCCTCCGCAGCGTTGGGGAGCACACGGAGGTGGCTGAAGCTTTTGCTCAAGCTGATGTGGTCATTCTTCTTGATGATGTCCTGGTAAACCCTGAAGTCCAACCCCTGGAGAGCTGCATCAGAGAAGTGGGTGAGATCTGTCAGGTCTATGCTCCCCTGATAGAGAAGAATGCCAAGAGGGAGGTCAGAGTCATTGCATCAGGAAGAACCTTTGTAAACCTCAAGGCAGTGATGATTATGACCTATGGCCCCTCCATTAAGCCTGAAAATGTCATTGCTGTTGCATCCTCCTGGGAAAGTGCAGCCAAAGCCATGCTGGCCAGGAAGCTGAATCTGAGTGCAGCAG AAGTTAAAGATGTGATTGTCTGGGGCAATATTTCTGGCTGTAACTGCATTGATTTGTCACATGGAAAAGCTTATGGATATGACTCTGGCATTCGGGGCCCCCCTGATTTCCCACATCCTTTGTTGGATGTGATTACTGACAG GGAATGGCTCCATTCAGCAGTGCTCTCTGAGCAGAGCTCGCTGAGGTCCCGGCTCTCTCACTCTGCAGGGATGTTACCTGCTCATGCAGCAGCCACTGCCCTGACACACTGGTACCAGGGCTCTCCTCCTGGGGAGGCCATTTCAGTGGGAGTACTTACCAAAG gtCAGTATGGTATTCCTGAAGGAATTGTCTTCTCTGTGCCAGTGAGGTTCCACAGTGGTACCTGGGAAGTGATCACGGAACTAGAGATGAATGAAGTGACCCGAGAAGCCCTGGGACGTGCAGCCCACGAGCTGCTTCAG GAAAAGCTTGTTGCAATGAAGGAAATACAAGAAATGCATCCTTATGGAGCTGATAACAGCACTAGTGACAAAGATCTGCACCAAG agaTGGAAACCTTGCCTGCTGGCTCACTTTAG